Proteins encoded by one window of Macaca fascicularis isolate 582-1 chromosome 10, T2T-MFA8v1.1:
- the ANKRD54 gene encoding ankyrin repeat domain-containing protein 54 isoform X2, with amino-acid sequence MPTMWKQCSSCWKMARIPVQLMTRAAQLYTLPPAMAMTRLAKRPSPNPQFLVLKALHMNSVQLLLDHGADPNQRDGLGNTPLHLAACTNHVPVITTLLRGGARVDALDRAGRTPLHLAKSKLNILQEGHAQCLEAVRLEVKQIIHMLREYLERLGQHEQRERLDDLCTRLQMTSTKEQVDEVTDLLASFTSLSLQMQSMEKR; translated from the exons TGCAGCAGCTGCTGGAAGATGGCGCGGATCCCTGTGCAGCTGATGACAAGGGCCGCACAGCTCTACACTTTGCCTCCTGCAATGGCAATGACCAGATTG GCCAAGAGGCCCTCCCCAAATCCTCAGTTCCTGGTTCTCAAGGCCTTGCACATGAACTCTg TGCAGCTGCTCCTAGACCACGGTGCTGATCCTAACCAGCGAGATGGGCTGGGGAacacgccactgcacctgg CGGCCTGTACCAACCATGTCCCTGTCATCACCACACTGCTACGAGGAG GGGCCCGTGTGGATGCCCTGGACCGAGCTGGCCGCACacccctgcacctggccaagtcGAAGCTGAACATCCTGCAGGAGGGCCATGCCCAGTGCCTGGAGGCTGTGCGGCTGGAGGTGAAGCAG ATCATCCATATGCTGAGGGAGTATCTGGAGCGTCTAGGGCAACATGAGCAGCGAGAACGCCTGGACGACCTCTGCACCCGTCTGCAGATGACCAGTACCAAAGAGCAG GTGGATGAGGTGACTGACCTCCTGGCCAGCTTCACCTCCCTCAGTCTGCAGATGCAGAGCATGGAGAAGAGGTAG
- the ANKRD54 gene encoding ankyrin repeat domain-containing protein 54 isoform X5, translating to MPTMWKQQLLEDGADPCAADDKGRTALHFASCNGNDQIVQLLLDHGADPNQRDGLGNTPLHLAACTNHVPVITTLLRGGARVDALDRAGRTPLHLAKSKLNILQEGHAQCLEAVRLEVKQIIHMLREYLERLGQHEQRERLDDLCTRLQMTSTKEQVDEVTDLLASFTSLSLQMQSMEKR from the exons CAGCTGCTGGAAGATGGCGCGGATCCCTGTGCAGCTGATGACAAGGGCCGCACAGCTCTACACTTTGCCTCCTGCAATGGCAATGACCAGATTG TGCAGCTGCTCCTAGACCACGGTGCTGATCCTAACCAGCGAGATGGGCTGGGGAacacgccactgcacctgg CGGCCTGTACCAACCATGTCCCTGTCATCACCACACTGCTACGAGGAG GGGCCCGTGTGGATGCCCTGGACCGAGCTGGCCGCACacccctgcacctggccaagtcGAAGCTGAACATCCTGCAGGAGGGCCATGCCCAGTGCCTGGAGGCTGTGCGGCTGGAGGTGAAGCAG ATCATCCATATGCTGAGGGAGTATCTGGAGCGTCTAGGGCAACATGAGCAGCGAGAACGCCTGGACGACCTCTGCACCCGTCTGCAGATGACCAGTACCAAAGAGCAG GTGGATGAGGTGACTGACCTCCTGGCCAGCTTCACCTCCCTCAGTCTGCAGATGCAGAGCATGGAGAAGAGGTAG
- the GALR3 gene encoding galanin receptor type 3, which produces MADAQNISLDSPGSVGAVAVPVVFALIFLLGTVGNGLVLAVLLQPGPSAWQEPGSTTDLFILNLAVADLCFILCCVPFQATIYTLDAWLFGALVCKAVHLLIYLTMYASSFTLAAVSVDRYLAVRHPLRSRALRTPRNARAVVGLVWLLAALFSAPYLSYYGTVRYGALELCVPAWEDGRRRALDVATFAAGYLLPVAVVSLAYGRTLRFLWAAVGPAGAAAAEARRRATGRAGRAMLAVAALYALCWGPHHALILCFWYGRFAFSPATYACRLASHCLAYANSCLNPLVYALASRHFRARFRRLWQCGRRRRHRARRTLRRVHPASSGPPGCPGDARPRGRLPAGGGRGLEPREGPAHGGEAA; this is translated from the exons ATGGCTGATGCCCAGAACATTTCACTGGACAGTCCAGGGAGTGTGGGGGCCGTGGCAGTGCCTGTGGTCTTTGCCCTAATCttcctgctgggcacagtgggaaACGGACTGGTGCTGGCAGTGCTCCTGCAGCCTGGCCCGAGTGCCTGGCAGGAGCCTGGCAGCACCACGGATCTGTTCATCCTCAACCTGGCGGTGGCGGACCTCTGCTTCATCCTGTGCTGCGTGCCCTTCCAGGCCACCATCTACACGCTGGATGCCTGGCTCTTCGGGGCCCTCGTCTGCAAGGCTGTGCACCTGCTCATCTACCTCACCATGTACGCCAGCAGCTTCACGCTGGCTGCTGTCTCGGTGGACAG GTACCTGGCCGTGCGGCACCCCCTGCGCTCGCGCGCCCTGCGCACGCCGCGCAACGCCCGCGCCGTGGTGGGGCTGGTGTGGCTGCTGGCGGCGCTCTTCTCGGCGCCCTACCTCAGCTACTACGGCACCGTGCGCTACGGCGCTCTGGAGCTCTGCGTGCCCGCCTGGGAGGACGGACGCCGCCGCGCCCTGGACGTGGCCACCTTCGCCGCCGGCTACCTGCTGCCCGTGGCCGTGGTGAGCCTGGCCTACGGGCGAACGCTGCGCTTCCTGTGGGCCGCCGTGGGCCCCGCGGGCGCCGCGGCGGCCGAGGCGCGGCGGAGGGCGACGGGCCGCGCGGGGCGCGCCATGCTGGCTGTGGCCGCGCTCTACGCGCTCTGCTGGGGCCCGCACCACGCGCTCATCTTGTGCTTCTGGTACGGCCGCTTCGCCTTCAGCCCGGCCACCTACGCCTGCCGCCTGGCCTCGCACTGCCTGGCCTACGCCAACTCCTGCCTCAACCCGCTAGTCTACGCGCTCGCTTCGCGCCACTTTCGCGCGCGCTTCCGCCGCCTGTGGCAGTGCGGCCGCCGACGCCGCCACCGTGCCCGTCGCACCCTCCGTCGCGTCCACCCCGCGTCCTCGGGCCCACCCGGCTGTCCTGGAGACGCCCGGCCTCGCGGGAGGCTGCCGGCCGGCGGCGGCCGGGGCCTGGAGCCCAGGGAGGGACCCGCCCACGGCGGAGAGGCTGCTTGA
- the ANKRD54 gene encoding ankyrin repeat domain-containing protein 54 isoform X3, whose amino-acid sequence MARIPVQLMTRAAQLYTLPPAMAMTRLAKRPSPNPQFLVLKALHMNSVQLLLDHGADPNQRDGLGNTPLHLAACTNHVPVITTLLRGGARVDALDRAGRTPLHLAKSKLNILQEGHAQCLEAVRLEVKQIIHMLREYLERLGQHEQRERLDDLCTRLQMTSTKEQVDEVTDLLASFTSLSLQMQSMEKR is encoded by the exons ATGGCGCGGATCCCTGTGCAGCTGATGACAAGGGCCGCACAGCTCTACACTTTGCCTCCTGCAATGGCAATGACCAGATTG GCCAAGAGGCCCTCCCCAAATCCTCAGTTCCTGGTTCTCAAGGCCTTGCACATGAACTCTg TGCAGCTGCTCCTAGACCACGGTGCTGATCCTAACCAGCGAGATGGGCTGGGGAacacgccactgcacctgg CGGCCTGTACCAACCATGTCCCTGTCATCACCACACTGCTACGAGGAG GGGCCCGTGTGGATGCCCTGGACCGAGCTGGCCGCACacccctgcacctggccaagtcGAAGCTGAACATCCTGCAGGAGGGCCATGCCCAGTGCCTGGAGGCTGTGCGGCTGGAGGTGAAGCAG ATCATCCATATGCTGAGGGAGTATCTGGAGCGTCTAGGGCAACATGAGCAGCGAGAACGCCTGGACGACCTCTGCACCCGTCTGCAGATGACCAGTACCAAAGAGCAG GTGGATGAGGTGACTGACCTCCTGGCCAGCTTCACCTCCCTCAGTCTGCAGATGCAGAGCATGGAGAAGAGGTAG